Proteins from one Alysiella filiformis genomic window:
- a CDS encoding ABC transporter substrate-binding protein, producing the protein MQTLKITLEWFLNPDHLPMIAGIQSGRYAEHGIAVELIEPSDHYDGFEDLLKENIDLHSNEPLHLFEHHHPQLRALGCFFETDGGVLLRHDRVAKLQNGEKVRICTPAAEPKTNRIGYEILRRYAEKQGFRLPENQIEFVQADFHHIDNLLNNQDLDGAWLCFYNFEAIEAQHKNLDFVFIDQHQSPFANFSALELMTTQSILAKKGDIIAQFLQISSEMTTLCQQNPDLAKKYYYSYTQTQADDLMNAIIDDTLPRLVSPIRADAARWQKVREMMTELGIVALSDEQYAQLFQAA; encoded by the coding sequence ATGCAAACCTTAAAAATCACTCTGGAATGGTTTTTGAATCCCGACCACTTGCCCATGATTGCAGGCATTCAAAGCGGACGTTATGCCGAACATGGTATTGCTGTTGAATTGATTGAACCGAGCGATCATTATGATGGATTTGAAGATTTACTCAAAGAAAACATTGATTTACACAGCAATGAGCCACTGCATTTGTTTGAACACCATCACCCACAATTGCGTGCATTGGGCTGCTTTTTTGAAACAGATGGGGGCGTTTTGTTGCGCCACGACCGTGTTGCCAAATTACAAAATGGCGAAAAAGTGCGGATTTGCACCCCAGCCGCCGAACCCAAAACCAATCGCATTGGCTACGAAATTTTGCGCCGTTATGCGGAAAAACAAGGTTTCAGGCTGCCTGAAAACCAAATTGAATTTGTGCAAGCCGATTTTCATCACATTGATAATCTGTTGAATAATCAGGATTTAGACGGTGCATGGCTGTGTTTTTACAATTTTGAAGCGATTGAAGCGCAACACAAAAATCTGGATTTTGTGTTCATAGACCAACACCAAAGCCCGTTTGCCAATTTTTCCGCATTGGAATTGATGACGACCCAAAGCATTTTGGCAAAAAAAGGCGACATCATCGCGCAATTTCTGCAAATCAGCAGCGAAATGACGACATTGTGTCAGCAAAATCCCGATTTAGCCAAGAAATATTATTACAGCTACACCCAAACCCAAGCCGATGATTTGATGAACGCGATTATTGACGACACCCTGCCGCGTTTGGTCAGCCCCATTCGTGCCGATGCCGCGCGTTGGCAAAAAGTGCGCGAAATGATGACCGAATTGGGCATTGTGGCATTGAGCGATGAACAATACGCGCAATTGTTTCAGGCTGCCTGA
- the thiE gene encoding thiamine phosphate synthase: protein MFHQKILSLYFIAGTQDCRHLPTGSPEQKLLGVLETALQNGITCFQFREKGEFALKNDLQIKNLAYACRDLCRQHNVPFVMNNDVKLAVQMGADGVHIGQSDMPPEQAALLCNNKVFLGMSNSNRAHLQHSLSLKYLDYLAVGAIFPTQSKADASAPVGLDFIRVAREMCGNKPLVAIGGITPENAPQIRAAGADGIAVISAITQAENVAETVQKLRAL from the coding sequence ATGTTTCATCAAAAAATCTTGTCTTTGTATTTCATTGCAGGCACGCAAGATTGTCGCCATTTGCCCACAGGTTCGCCAGAGCAAAAATTATTGGGCGTGTTGGAAACCGCTTTGCAAAACGGCATAACGTGTTTCCAATTTCGTGAAAAAGGCGAATTTGCCCTGAAAAATGATTTACAAATCAAAAATCTGGCTTACGCTTGCCGCGATTTGTGCCGCCAACACAATGTGCCTTTTGTGATGAACAATGATGTGAAATTGGCGGTGCAAATGGGCGCGGACGGGGTGCATATTGGGCAAAGCGATATGCCGCCCGAACAAGCCGCGCTGTTGTGCAACAACAAAGTGTTTTTGGGTATGTCCAACAGCAATCGGGCGCATTTGCAACACAGTTTGTCTTTGAAATATTTGGATTATTTGGCGGTTGGTGCGATTTTTCCCACCCAATCCAAAGCCGATGCGTCTGCACCTGTTGGGCTGGATTTTATCCGCGTGGCGCGTGAAATGTGCGGCAACAAACCTTTGGTGGCAATTGGCGGCATCACGCCCGAAAACGCCCCACAAATCCGCGCGGCTGGCGCAGACGGCATCGCGGTGATTTCCGCCATCACGCAAGCGGAAAATGTGGCAGAAACGGTGCAAAAATTGCGTGCGCTGTGA
- the purH gene encoding bifunctional phosphoribosylaminoimidazolecarboxamide formyltransferase/IMP cyclohydrolase: protein MPIQRALISLSDKTGVVPFAQALHEMGVEILSTGGTAKMLADAQIPAIEVADYTGFPEMLDGRVKTLHPKIHGGILGRRDLDEHIAAMREHGIDHIDLVCVNLYPFAATIAKAGCTLEDAIENIDIGGPTMVRAAAKNWQHVAIVTDNADFEHIINELKNHSGSLSDKTRFNLSRKAFSHTAQYDGMIANYLTSVSDEKLSGEPQINAFPEQFNQSWIKVQEMRYGENPHQQAAFYRDIYPSSGSLSAYTQLQGKALSYNNIADSDAAWEAVKAFEQPACVIVKHANPCGVAVADNPLNAYRLAYATDSTSAFGGIIAFNREVDGATAKQITDNQFMEVIMSPQFSDEALAILAEKKNVRVLQIPLQAGANRFELKRVGGGLLVQTPDIHQISRADLQVVSQRQPTEQEWQDLLFVWNVAKFVKSNAIVFGKGGQTYGIGAGQMSRVDSTRIAARKAQDGGFDLNGACAASDAFFPFRDGVDVIAQQGIKAVIHPAGSVRDEEVFAAADEHGMAMVVTGVRHFRH, encoded by the coding sequence ATGCCAATCCAACGTGCCTTGATTAGCCTGTCCGACAAAACAGGCGTTGTGCCATTTGCCCAAGCCCTGCACGAAATGGGCGTAGAAATTTTGTCCACAGGCGGCACGGCAAAAATGCTTGCCGATGCCCAAATCCCCGCGATTGAAGTGGCAGATTACACAGGCTTTCCCGAAATGTTGGACGGTCGCGTCAAAACGCTGCACCCCAAAATTCACGGCGGCATTTTGGGCAGACGCGATTTGGACGAACACATCGCCGCCATGCGCGAACACGGCATTGACCACATTGATTTGGTGTGCGTGAATTTGTATCCCTTTGCCGCCACGATTGCCAAAGCAGGCTGCACGCTGGAAGACGCGATTGAAAACATTGACATCGGTGGACCTACGATGGTGCGCGCCGCCGCGAAAAACTGGCAACACGTTGCCATTGTTACCGACAATGCCGATTTTGAACACATCATCAACGAGTTAAAAAACCATTCAGGCAGCCTTTCCGACAAAACGCGTTTCAATTTGTCGCGCAAAGCATTCAGCCACACCGCGCAATACGATGGCATGATTGCCAATTATTTGACCAGCGTTTCTGATGAAAAACTGTCTGGCGAACCACAAATCAACGCATTTCCTGAACAATTCAATCAAAGCTGGATTAAGGTACAAGAAATGCGTTATGGCGAAAACCCACACCAGCAAGCCGCGTTTTACCGCGACATTTACCCCAGTTCAGGCAGCCTGTCCGCCTACACCCAGTTGCAAGGTAAAGCATTGTCATACAACAACATTGCCGATTCAGACGCGGCTTGGGAGGCGGTCAAAGCATTTGAACAACCCGCTTGTGTGATTGTGAAACACGCCAATCCTTGCGGCGTTGCCGTTGCCGACAACCCACTCAACGCCTACCGTTTGGCGTATGCGACCGATTCCACCAGCGCATTTGGTGGCATCATTGCGTTCAACCGCGAAGTAGATGGCGCAACCGCCAAGCAAATCACCGACAATCAATTTATGGAAGTGATTATGTCGCCCCAATTCAGCGATGAGGCATTGGCGATTTTGGCAGAAAAGAAAAACGTGCGCGTGTTGCAAATTCCTTTACAGGCAGGCGCGAACCGTTTTGAATTGAAACGTGTGGGCGGTGGTTTGTTGGTGCAAACCCCTGATATTCATCAAATTTCACGCGCCGATTTGCAAGTCGTTTCCCAACGCCAACCCACCGAACAAGAATGGCAAGATTTGCTGTTTGTGTGGAACGTGGCGAAATTTGTCAAATCCAACGCGATTGTGTTTGGCAAAGGCGGACAAACTTACGGCATAGGCGCAGGGCAAATGAGCCGCGTGGACAGCACCCGCATTGCCGCGCGTAAAGCCCAAGATGGCGGTTTTGATTTGAACGGCGCGTGTGCCGCTTCGGACGCATTTTTCCCATTCCGCGATGGCGTGGACGTGATTGCCCAGCAAGGCATTAAAGCCGTGATTCACCCAGCAGGTTCGGTGCGCGATGAAGAAGTGTTCGCAGCAGCAGACGAACACGGCATGGCGATGGTGGTAACGGGTGTGCGCCATTTCCGTCATTGA
- a CDS encoding ADP-ribosylglycohydrolase family protein yields MKNKHLSLYGALLGTAVGDAYGLPFEGMTPKRIAKMSPEKAHYRLIPILHGGMVSDDTEHAIMTVQAHIASGGNVLIFKQSLAWRLRFWLFRLPAGIGLATLRAIVKMCFGLRETGVFSAGNGGAMRTAVLGVLIDDIDELKEWVKASTRLTHTDPKAEQGALLIALLAWAETRHADWDTAQILHFAFRHIDDNELIEKVKNFQPNAKTGISGYVYHTVPAVCAAWQQYRNTPLQGMQQLIAWGGDTDTTCAIFGGVVGVRHGESLWQAVSGAWCEPVLRHDYFADLATQAIEVQANRQAQKPLAWGGAMTCLRNVGFMAIVLAHGFRRLLPPY; encoded by the coding sequence ATGAAAAATAAACATTTATCACTCTACGGTGCATTACTTGGCACGGCTGTGGGCGATGCCTACGGTTTGCCATTTGAAGGCATGACACCCAAACGCATCGCCAAAATGTCGCCCGAAAAAGCCCACTATCGCCTAATTCCAATCCTACACGGCGGCATGGTTTCCGATGACACCGAGCACGCCATTATGACTGTACAAGCCCACATCGCAAGCGGTGGCAATGTGTTGATTTTCAAACAATCATTGGCGTGGCGATTGCGCTTTTGGCTGTTCAGGCTGCCTGCGGGGATTGGTTTGGCGACTTTACGCGCGATTGTGAAAATGTGTTTCGGTTTGCGCGAAACGGGCGTGTTTTCCGCAGGCAACGGTGGCGCAATGCGAACAGCCGTTTTAGGCGTGTTGATTGATGATATTGACGAATTAAAAGAATGGGTTAAAGCCAGCACACGCCTGACACACACCGACCCGAAAGCCGAACAAGGCGCATTGTTGATTGCGCTGCTGGCGTGGGCGGAAACGCGCCATGCGGATTGGGATACGGCACAAATTTTGCATTTCGCATTCCGCCATATTGATGATAATGAATTGATTGAAAAAGTGAAAAATTTTCAGCCAAATGCAAAAACGGGGATTTCGGGCTATGTGTACCACACCGTGCCAGCCGTATGCGCCGCGTGGCAGCAATACCGTAACACGCCCTTGCAAGGCATGCAGCAACTGATTGCGTGGGGTGGCGACACGGACACAACGTGCGCGATTTTCGGTGGCGTGGTGGGCGTGCGGCATGGCGAAAGTTTGTGGCAAGCCGTGTCGGGCGCGTGGTGCGAACCCGTTTTGCGGCACGATTATTTTGCCGATTTAGCCACCCAAGCCATTGAAGTGCAAGCCAATCGCCAAGCACAAAAACCGTTGGCATGGGGTGGTGCGATGACCTGTTTGCGGAATGTGGGGTTTATGGCGATTGTGTTGGCGCATGGGTTTAGGCGGTTGTTGCCACCGTATTGA
- a CDS encoding adenylosuccinate synthase: protein MTKNVVVIGAQWGDEGKGKIVDWLAEQTTGVVRFQGGHNAGHTLVVNGKKTILRLIPSGILHENLDCYIGSGVVVSPEALLGEIDELNAAGVKNVAGRLKIAPTAPLILPYHIALDQAREKSRGAGKIGTTGRGIGPAYEDKVARRSVRAGDLFNRDLVAEKVRNNLALYNVQLEHLHGEPTLAFDDVMAKIDAFRERILPMIADVSRTLYEKNQRGERLLFEGAQGTLLDIDYGTYPFVTSSNCVAGAAAAGAGVPPHMLNYVLGIVKAYTTRVGSGPFPTELFDEVGAGLAERGHEFGSVTGRPRRCGWFDAAALKRSIQVNGITGMCITKLDVMDGIEKIQICVGYTLPDGSTTDILPFGADAVANCTPIYETLDGWTESTFGVKSYDALPSNAKKYLKRIEEVCGAPIAIVSTGPDREETILIQHPFE, encoded by the coding sequence ATGACAAAAAACGTGGTCGTAATCGGCGCACAATGGGGCGACGAGGGCAAAGGCAAAATCGTAGATTGGCTCGCAGAGCAAACCACAGGCGTGGTGCGCTTTCAGGGCGGACACAACGCGGGACACACGCTGGTGGTCAATGGCAAAAAAACCATTTTGCGCCTGATTCCAAGTGGCATTTTGCATGAAAACTTGGATTGCTACATCGGTTCAGGCGTGGTGGTGTCGCCCGAAGCCTTGTTGGGCGAAATTGACGAGTTGAACGCGGCTGGCGTGAAAAACGTGGCAGGACGCTTGAAAATCGCCCCTACCGCGCCCTTGATTTTGCCCTACCACATTGCGCTTGACCAAGCCCGCGAAAAATCGCGCGGTGCAGGCAAAATCGGCACAACAGGTCGCGGCATTGGACCCGCTTACGAAGACAAAGTGGCGCGCCGTTCGGTACGCGCTGGCGATTTGTTCAACCGCGATTTGGTGGCGGAAAAAGTCCGCAACAATCTGGCTTTGTACAATGTGCAACTGGAACATTTGCATGGCGAACCCACATTGGCGTTTGACGATGTGATGGCGAAAATTGACGCATTCCGCGAACGCATTTTGCCGATGATTGCCGATGTGTCGCGCACTTTGTACGAGAAAAATCAGCGTGGCGAACGTTTGCTGTTTGAAGGCGCACAAGGCACTTTGCTGGACATTGATTACGGCACTTATCCCTTTGTTACTTCATCAAATTGTGTGGCGGGCGCGGCGGCGGCTGGCGCAGGTGTGCCACCGCATATGTTGAACTATGTGTTGGGCATTGTGAAAGCCTACACCACGCGCGTGGGTTCAGGGCCTTTCCCAACGGAATTGTTTGACGAAGTGGGCGCAGGCTTGGCAGAACGCGGACATGAATTTGGTTCGGTAACGGGTCGTCCGCGCCGTTGCGGTTGGTTTGACGCGGCTGCTTTAAAACGCTCAATCCAAGTAAACGGCATCACAGGCATGTGCATCACCAAATTGGACGTGATGGACGGCATTGAAAAAATCCAAATTTGCGTGGGCTACACCTTGCCAGACGGCTCCACCACCGACATTTTGCCCTTTGGCGCAGACGCGGTTGCCAACTGTACGCCCATTTACGAAACTTTGGACGGCTGGACGGAATCCACCTTTGGCGTGAAATCGTATGACGCGCTGCCAAGCAATGCAAAAAAATATTTGAAACGCATTGAAGAAGTGTGCGGTGCACCGATTGCGATTGTGTCCACAGGTCCTGACCGTGAAGAAACGATTTTGATTCAGCACCCGTTTGAATAA
- a CDS encoding immunity 22 family protein, whose protein sequence is MLLTDVSKRMVAIWLGTCDRDSEAELQYMNKTGKRKSQLSKDLNSPIDLDLFLWQTTDNDEILPVEQLVKQLHCDYDVDEIVRVAKEKGVLAGNRMFSYHFSEFTENEPNKSYCGLTFIGNFKMF, encoded by the coding sequence ATGTTATTGACAGATGTGAGCAAAAGAATGGTGGCGATTTGGCTAGGTACTTGTGATAGAGACAGTGAAGCCGAATTACAATACATGAACAAAACAGGAAAACGCAAATCGCAATTATCCAAAGATTTGAACAGTCCCATTGATTTGGACTTATTTCTGTGGCAAACAACTGATAATGATGAAATTTTGCCTGTTGAGCAGTTGGTTAAGCAACTTCATTGTGATTATGATGTTGATGAAATCGTTCGCGTTGCAAAAGAAAAAGGTGTCTTGGCTGGCAATCGTATGTTCAGCTATCATTTTTCGGAATTTACTGAAAATGAGCCCAATAAAAGCTATTGCGGTTTAACTTTTATTGGCAATTTTAAAATGTTTTAA
- a CDS encoding type II toxin-antitoxin system death-on-curing family toxin, producing the protein MNNPIEIYQSADGETQVNLLIYYGKTFSWLQQYDEGLLNEPRGEQGGRLPEIDEARSALANLKQQLMQRGEASELFAIEREDGLSAILGNLAQTVFGEAAYPSIESKAAHLLYFIVKNHPFADGNKRSGAFLFVDFLHRNGRLFNQHNQPIINDTGLAALTLLVAESDPKQKDVLIKLIMHMLQAT; encoded by the coding sequence ATGAACAATCCCATAGAAATTTACCAAAGCGCAGACGGTGAAACCCAAGTGAACTTATTGATTTACTATGGGAAAACATTTTCATGGTTACAACAATATGACGAAGGTTTATTAAACGAACCGCGTGGCGAACAAGGCGGCAGGCTGCCTGAAATTGACGAAGCACGTTCCGCATTAGCCAATTTAAAACAACAGCTTATGCAACGTGGCGAAGCCAGCGAATTGTTTGCGATTGAACGCGAAGACGGCTTGTCGGCGATTTTGGGCAATTTGGCGCAAACGGTTTTTGGTGAAGCCGCGTATCCAAGCATTGAAAGCAAGGCGGCACATTTATTGTATTTTATTGTGAAAAATCATCCGTTTGCCGATGGCAACAAACGAAGTGGCGCGTTTTTGTTTGTGGATTTTTTGCACCGCAATGGGCGTTTGTTTAATCAACACAATCAGCCCATTATCAACGATACAGGTTTGGCGGCTTTGACTTTATTGGTGGCTGAATCCGACCCGAAACAGAAAGATGTTTTGATTAAATTGATTATGCATATGTTGCAGGCAACCTGA
- a CDS encoding phospholipase D family protein, producing MAKFLNTSATTYYLEELIKNSRERLFLISPYLKLNDRIKELLEDKNRMKIDIRIVYGKSELQPAEASWLKTLNYVRTSYCQNLHAKCYISENECIITSLNLYEFSQVNNNEMGILLTRDDDGKVYQDAYEEAQRIIRISEEVKISLDVVNKDNSENTENHQQNNGLTTTKLAEKLGIDRTECNKRLCEAGLQELNGKNYFLTEKGKQSGATLKKGQFGYFIVWSADLVV from the coding sequence ATGGCAAAATTCTTAAATACCAGCGCAACCACTTATTATTTAGAAGAATTGATTAAAAATTCGCGCGAACGCCTGTTTTTAATCAGCCCTTATTTAAAATTAAACGACCGCATTAAAGAATTGCTGGAAGACAAAAACCGCATGAAAATAGACATTCGCATTGTGTACGGCAAAAGCGAATTGCAACCAGCCGAAGCCAGTTGGTTGAAAACATTGAATTATGTGAGAACCAGTTATTGCCAAAATTTACATGCCAAATGCTACATCAGTGAAAACGAGTGTATTATTACCAGCTTGAATTTATACGAATTCAGCCAAGTCAATAACAATGAAATGGGCATTTTATTGACACGCGATGATGACGGAAAAGTCTATCAAGACGCTTACGAAGAAGCACAACGCATTATCCGTATCAGCGAAGAAGTCAAAATTTCGTTGGACGTGGTAAACAAAGATAACAGTGAAAATACAGAAAATCATCAACAAAATAACGGCTTAACCACCACAAAATTAGCCGAGAAACTTGGCATAGACCGCACGGAATGTAACAAGCGTTTGTGTGAGGCAGGTTTGCAAGAATTGAACGGCAAAAATTATTTCTTAACCGAAAAAGGCAAACAATCAGGCGCAACTTTGAAAAAAGGGCAATTTGGCTATTTTATTGTTTGGTCGGCGGATTTGGTGGTGTGA
- a CDS encoding IS630 transposase-related protein → MAYSQDLRKQILKSVASGMTIRQASAFYGISTHTINQWKRNGIERKKRQFKPLKVNHEALLKDVENYPDAFQYERAKRLGVTASAICYALKQLKISVKKRRANTQNKNQSSEISTI, encoded by the coding sequence ATGGCTTACTCCCAAGACTTACGTAAACAAATCCTAAAAAGCGTTGCAAGCGGCATGACGATACGTCAAGCCTCCGCATTTTATGGCATCAGTACACATACCATTAACCAATGGAAACGAAATGGGATTGAAAGAAAAAAACGTCAATTCAAACCATTAAAAGTTAATCATGAAGCATTATTAAAAGATGTTGAAAACTACCCTGATGCCTTCCAATACGAACGTGCCAAGCGTTTGGGTGTTACCGCAAGTGCAATTTGTTACGCTCTCAAACAGCTCAAAATTTCAGTTAAAAAAAGACGTGCCAACACCCAAAACAAGAACCAGAGCAGCGAAATCAGTACCATTTAA
- a CDS encoding transposase: protein MVYIDESGFAQTVHRPKGYAPIGRRCYATYDWQIRKQTNAIGALLNGRLFTVALFHHTINRAVFIQWLEEDLIPKLNKKSVLIMDNARFHVGKKRFVNWWHKVGISCCIYLHTVLI from the coding sequence ATGGTTTATATTGATGAAAGTGGTTTTGCACAAACCGTCCATCGTCCAAAAGGCTATGCCCCGATTGGGCGGCGTTGTTATGCGACTTACGATTGGCAAATACGTAAACAAACCAATGCAATAGGTGCATTGTTAAATGGGCGTTTGTTTACAGTTGCTTTGTTTCATCATACGATTAATCGTGCGGTTTTTATTCAATGGCTAGAAGAAGATTTAATACCAAAACTGAATAAAAAGAGTGTGTTGATTATGGATAATGCTCGCTTTCATGTCGGTAAAAAGAGATTCGTCAATTGGTGGCACAAAGTGGGCATAAGCTGCTGTATTTACCTGCATACAGTCCTGATTTGA
- the hisA gene encoding 1-(5-phosphoribosyl)-5-[(5-phosphoribosylamino)methylideneamino]imidazole-4-carboxamide isomerase: MQLIPAIDLKNGQCVRLKQGLMEQATVFSDSPAEMAQHWYAQGARRLHLVDLDGAFAGEPKNFPAIQAILAAVSAHIPVQLGGGIRDLQTIEKYLNLGLNDVIIGTAAVKNPDFVRQACREFAGHIIVGLDAKDGMVAIDGWATVTDFHVIELSKQFEDDGVNAIIYTDIGRDGMMSGVNIEATVKLAQAVDVPIIASGGLTNLDDIRALCQVADQGIAGAITGRAIYEGSIDFAQAQQLADKLLA, encoded by the coding sequence ATGCAACTGATACCCGCGATTGATTTAAAAAACGGACAATGCGTGCGCCTCAAACAAGGTTTAATGGAACAAGCCACCGTGTTTTCAGACAGCCCTGCTGAAATGGCGCAACATTGGTACGCGCAAGGCGCACGGCGTTTGCACTTGGTGGATTTGGACGGTGCATTTGCAGGCGAACCGAAAAATTTTCCTGCCATACAAGCGATTTTGGCTGCGGTTTCCGCCCACATACCCGTGCAACTGGGTGGCGGCATACGTGACTTACAAACCATTGAAAAATATTTAAATTTGGGTTTGAACGATGTGATTATCGGCACGGCAGCGGTTAAAAATCCCGACTTTGTGCGCCAAGCCTGCCGCGAATTTGCGGGACACATCATCGTGGGTTTGGACGCGAAAGACGGCATGGTTGCCATAGACGGTTGGGCAACCGTTACCGATTTTCATGTGATTGAATTGTCAAAACAATTTGAAGACGATGGGGTCAATGCCATCATCTACACCGACATTGGGCGAGACGGCATGATGAGCGGTGTCAACATTGAAGCCACCGTCAAATTGGCGCAAGCGGTTGATGTACCCATTATCGCATCGGGCGGTTTGACCAATTTGGACGACATTCGCGCCTTGTGCCAAGTTGCCGACCAAGGGATTGCAGGCGCAATCACAGGTCGCGCCATTTACGAAGGCAGCATTGATTTTGCCCAAGCACAACAGTTGGCAGACAAATTGCTTGCATGA
- a CDS encoding phosphate transporter, whose protein sequence is MNGSFMLMAFAVGFWCIWSANRDVNSLLEAIGLNVMAIVVKAIMEWNGAPNFDTVMLATWGALWIYTVFVLEMVERFSSSMGKNLTIAVLGSIGWFGIAQYLFSADGQKMVAGWVS, encoded by the coding sequence ATGAACGGTTCATTTATGTTGATGGCGTTTGCGGTGGGTTTTTGGTGCATTTGGTCTGCCAACCGCGATGTCAATTCTTTGCTTGAAGCCATTGGTTTGAACGTGATGGCGATTGTGGTTAAAGCCATTATGGAATGGAATGGCGCACCCAATTTTGACACGGTTATGTTGGCAACATGGGGCGCATTGTGGATTTACACCGTTTTTGTTTTGGAAATGGTGGAACGCTTTTCTAGCAGCATGGGCAAAAATTTGACCATTGCGGTGTTGGGTTCCATTGGCTGGTTTGGCATCGCGCAATATTTGTTCAGTGCCGATGGACAAAAAATGGTGGCTGGTTGGGTCAGCTAA
- the hisF gene encoding imidazole glycerol phosphate synthase subunit HisF, whose translation MLAKRIIPCLDVDNGRVVKGVNFVGLRDAGNPVDVAKRYNDEGADEITFLDITASSDNRDTILHVIEEVASQVFIPLTVGGGVRSVADIRRLLNAGADKVSINTAAVTNPDLVSEASAFFGSQAIVVAIDAKAINAENSRWDVFTHGGRKDTGLDAVAWAREMQQRGAGEILLTSMDRDGTKIGFNLPLTRAISEAVDIPVIASGGVGNVQHLVEGVLQGKADAVLAASIFHFGEVSIREAKLAMQAAGIEVRL comes from the coding sequence ATGTTAGCCAAACGCATTATCCCCTGTTTGGACGTGGACAACGGTCGCGTGGTCAAAGGCGTGAATTTTGTCGGCTTGCGAGACGCAGGCAACCCCGTTGATGTTGCCAAACGCTACAACGATGAAGGCGCAGACGAAATCACATTTTTGGACATCACCGCCAGCAGCGACAACCGCGACACCATTTTGCATGTGATAGAAGAAGTGGCAAGCCAAGTGTTCATTCCGCTCACCGTAGGTGGTGGTGTACGCAGCGTGGCGGACATTCGCCGTTTGCTCAACGCGGGTGCCGATAAAGTCAGCATCAACACGGCGGCGGTAACGAATCCCGATTTGGTCAGTGAAGCGAGCGCATTTTTCGGCTCACAAGCGATTGTGGTGGCAATAGACGCAAAAGCCATCAATGCGGAAAATTCGCGCTGGGACGTGTTCACACACGGCGGCAGAAAAGACACGGGCTTGGACGCGGTGGCATGGGCGCGTGAAATGCAACAGCGCGGTGCAGGCGAAATCCTTTTAACTTCAATGGATAGAGACGGTACAAAAATCGGTTTCAATTTGCCGCTCACACGCGCCATTTCCGAGGCGGTGGACATTCCCGTTATTGCATCGGGTGGCGTGGGCAATGTGCAGCATTTGGTGGAAGGCGTATTGCAAGGTAAAGCGGACGCGGTGTTGGCGGCAAGCATTTTCCACTTTGGCGAAGTGAGCATACGCGAGGCAAAATTAGCCATGCAAGCGGCTGGGATTGAAGTGCGTTTGTGA
- a CDS encoding SMI1/KNR4 family protein has product MQTLLSKLNQFFLKNNNFMGIPNTDNEIIKMGEILNIKFNPFFYEIIKNYGSCFIGIPIYSIHINPLFGNDTLLELNHSFRKIIQNNNLLINFLAISHDGCGNYILIEEANDNLYLYNHETQSIEKFYGGNLSEVIDDFISGA; this is encoded by the coding sequence ATGCAAACGCTACTATCAAAATTAAATCAATTTTTTTTAAAAAATAATAATTTTATGGGTATTCCTAATACAGATAATGAAATTATCAAAATGGGAGAAATATTGAATATTAAATTTAATCCATTTTTTTATGAAATAATAAAAAACTATGGTAGTTGTTTTATTGGCATTCCAATCTATTCTATCCATATCAATCCTCTTTTTGGAAATGATACATTACTTGAATTAAATCATTCATTTCGTAAAATTATTCAAAATAATAATTTATTAATAAATTTTCTTGCTATTTCGCATGATGGATGTGGGAATTATATTTTAATTGAAGAAGCAAATGATAATTTATATTTATATAATCATGAAACCCAATCTATTGAAAAATTTTATGGTGGAAATTTAAGTGAAGTGATTGATGATTTTATATCAGGTGCTTAA